The sequence below is a genomic window from Acanthopagrus latus isolate v.2019 chromosome 12, fAcaLat1.1, whole genome shotgun sequence.
TTCAGTGATATTAAGGTCTGGGGACTGGGATGGCCAGATTTTGAGCAGTGTTTTGGgttgttgtcttgttgaaaTATCCAGCCGTAACTTCAACTTTGTGGCTGATTCTTGATCATTATTCTTGAGGATTTGTTGTAGGTCTTTGGAGGTGGTCTGTGGGTTGATATCTTTCATCGTCTGCCCTTTCTGGCCCTAACAAGAACTGTGCCTGTGGTCATCCATTTCCTCACTATGTTCCTCACAGTGGAAACTGACACCTGAAATCTCGGAGATAGCTTTTTGTAGCCTTCCCCTATACCATAAAgttgaaaaatcaaaaaacaggTTTTGAGGTCATTTGAGAGTTGTTCTGAGGCTGGCACGTTGCCACTCTTCAGAGGACAGCCAAAGAGAAGAACAACTTGCAATTGGACACCTTAAATACCGTTTCTCATGATTGGATGCATCTGTTATGGCTTAATGAGCTCACCAAACCAATTTTGTCTTGCAATTAATCAGGGCTAAGTAGTTACAGGTATTCAAATCAACAGAATGACAAGGGTGCCCTAATTTCTGCACAGCCTATTTTTCATGTCTAATTTCATGTCATTCGTTTGATATTGCTACACTAATAATCTTTGTCTGGAAAATACCCAGTACTCAGCTTTTATTAGAAGATGAATGGTATGCcacagtgaacattttctgtGAAGACTGAGTAAATAATTATGCAGCCTCAGAGGGGTGCCTAAACTTTTTTATACCACTGTTATAGGGATATAAATATATACCAATTTATTGCAAcgttattgcaaaaaaaaaaaaaaaaaaaaaaaaaccttgtgggACTGTGACGATATCTACAAAccttttgtgattattttgctgATAAAGTTTGTGAACCTTGCAAGGCAAATCAGTATGAAAGCATATTTCTTGTGTCTCCTTGTCATTGTATGGTCATACTGCTCAAGAAGAGAGACTTGCCTTAAAACCCGCCACACTCCACCACTGATTGGTTTGCTTCGTTGGTTTCATTCTCAATGCTTTACTCAAACTGTTAGCTTACACAGACGCTCCagtaatgtctgttttcagcagTCTTTGAGCTGTAATACCACTCTGGCTTCTCCACTCATTCTGTGGAGTTGCCTTCTTCTGCAAGAGTGTCTCTAGGCTATTTAGGTGGAGCAAGCAGGCCAGCTCTCCACTAGGCTGTCCTGTCAGCTTCATCTAATGAACCCAAAGACACTGTAACTGTGACAGCCAGGTGGTCAAATCTACCTCTCTAAATCTGCTGCATATGATCcactgctggctgtttgtttttacaaagcaaccacaaaaacaacacaatatcaaCCGACAACTACTGAACATACAGTTAGAGATTTCTGTGGCCCTGGTCATCTGCTGGACAACAAGAGGGAGGAGACTGGTGGGACTGTGGATTCTTGGCTGTCCTCCCGAGTCACACCCCTTGGGTGTCCTGGTAGTCCTGCTGAACgaccagagggaggagggagggattgCTTCAAGCTGTTGGCTGCATTGTTTTGCAATTGTACATAGTCCAGTGGCTACTTTTTACACATGCAGGTCATGGCCAGCTACTCTGTATTATACTATAGAAGGAAAGCAGAAGGACCTCAAGTAAAAAGCAAAACTAAATaatatatgaataataaatactgtatgcatcacatttattattaaaagaCATTGTTCAAGTcctttctttattatttttttttaaacatctagGTAATTATTGTGCCATGGATTATAGAAGTTATATAAGTGATGATAATGTACCTTGGGTTTTTGGCATCAGTATAGCCCTAATGGTAAAATATGTACAAAGCATATAATATACTTCAATTTAATCGATAATTTCACACTCATATAAGTATGagcatttctgtatttgtgcttCTAATTCATGTAAGCTCtaaaaaataatgcacaagTAAATGCAGAATGATTTGTCTCTGAAAATTTATAGCGGTGCCTCTTAATTTTATCACATCAACATCAGCCTATGTTGTGGATTTATACCTCATGATTCTCATTTGCTCTGACATGCACTGTGAGCTGTAAGGTCTTATATAGACAGGTGTGTGCCTTTCCTTATCAAGTCCAATcagtttaatatatatatatatatatatatatatatatatatatatatatatatatatatatatatatatatatatatatatacatacacacatatatatacatatatacatatgtaaataaattatatatataaatatatataaatcatatatatataaatatataaaaaatatatatatatataaaaaatatatagaaataaatatatatgtatatatatataaataaatatatatgtatatatatatatatataaatatataaaaatgtgtgtttgtttatatatatatatataaaaatgtgtgtatgtatatatatatctatatatatatctatatctatatatatatctatatatatatatctatatatctatatctatatatatatatatatctatatatatatctatatatatatatctatatatatatatatctatatatatatatatatctatatatatctatatctatatctatatctatatctatatctatatatatatatatatatatatatatatatatatatatggttgCTGCTATGATTGAGCATAAAGAACCATCTGATTTATTAGTTTAATGCAGAACAAACAACGTAGCACTGATACAAACATGCatgaaaaagtgatttatttgtgtAAGAAGGCACATTTAGAAGAAAGTACAAAGATGAATATTCTTATCACCTAAAGTCCACCTGGCAACTGTTTTATAATGGGTTGCTGCACACAAAATGGGTCCAAAATGGGGGTGAACACCCCTTCCCATGCAAAAGTTGAGACCATTAAAAACAACTCGTCAAGCAATTTTGTGTTGAAAACACATCCTGCTGCAGGGCCCAAGGTTCACCGCTCTACTTTCTCACCACTAGCATACAGTGCTAGAAAAGAGATTTATTGCTTGCTGGGATACTTGACAAgaatatgtgcatgtgtgtacagaaACTCTGACCGATGCATATAAACATTTAAGAAACCAGGAAAATGTCGATGCATGTCATGAGGTGTGAAATGAAGCCTGAATGTAGAACTTAAACAATGCATCCCACACATTTAATTGTACTTCAGGTGACACGTTACTTGTAAATTCTTTATCATATGTATTCAAACCggtgttgttgtttgtgcttgTACAACTGAGATATAATTATTCAATAAGAACCTCTCACAAGATAAAAACCAAGTAATATgaaattctgcttttttttcttctctatgGTAGAGAGCAGCACAGCTGTTTAAATGCTCAGATTCAGGAAAGTCTGGCTTGCCATTTCTGATATTTAGCGTCAGTGTACTGAGTACCAGAAGATTAATTGCggaaaatgataaaatgtaaatgtaaaaaatgtttacaaagGTGAGCGTATGAGCGTGATTTGTGatataacaaatatatatataataatgtaatcaTATTAAATGAGGCTTTGTTACACCACGCTAATATCAGTTGTGTCATGATAATGAACACAGGCAATCAGTCACAGATCTAAATTCTGACTGCATTAAAACACCAAACCATTTTCAGCACAATTGCTTCATACAAATTCAGTGCTTTAAAAAGCTTCAACAGTAAACTGTCTCAGGGCACCCAACCCCCAGGGCCCCCCCCACTAAAACcgagaaaccaaacacaacaagaagaagacaaaaatggctagtgcaaggaaaccagaatcgtTTGCGTGGACTGTTAATGAGGTCATACTGCTGATGCaactcacactcaactacaatGCGAttaagttgcaagaaaggctcacaagcatgtagtccgccattgttgttgttattatgaGATGTCGCGGGGTTCAGAGGTtgaaggctagaggtcgagtGGTGGGACGATGGCGTGATACAGAGTATGCAGATTCGCCgtccacatgaaaacagaagGGCAGCgtttttggatttttccaccctgacaccaggtttcaaaaaagtgcgtttacagacgctgtgtttacaggatccatAAGGACGATcagccaaaacgatgcaaaacatgtgcgttTACACACACAAGAGTTTCAATGTGGACGGCCCCTGAAGCTGCAGGTTAACTGTGCAGAAAATGATTTATGGTCATTTGCAAAATTCCAGGTTTGTATGAAACCTTGGGAATATACACAAAAGCACAATATCTACTGACATTATAAAAGATGGGTCCAGTCTATAATATGATTTTAAGGCCCTGTGTCAAAATCTAGTTTTAAAGCCATTATTATACCTACATGATGCATGACCcaatttaatttgtgtttaatcATCAGTTTACTACACCAAAAATTATACATAAATGTATCATGAGCAATAATCCTAGTAATACCATGAACAATGATGGGTTAACAGGGCCCAGCTGCTTGTTTTAGCAGCAGGGCCCCTTTGTACATTAATCCTGCCATGAGTTATTTATAGGTATAAAGAAATTTCCAAAAAATGTGGACAATGGGTTGATAGCTGTAGCAACATTTTAGAaatcaaaatatacacaaaaaagtCATGAAAACTATCATTTTACAGGCAGTCGTACTAGAATATTAGCGCATACCTTCTGTCATGtccaaattttaaaaaacagtataCTAGTGTCTGGAACACTAACCACGACACAAAGTAGGAGTTACAGTGTTACATTATACAGTGAAGGACTTCCGGCGTCCAATCACTTTCTAGTATCCATGGTCCAGTCCAGGTTCAGATTATCTATGGTCTAACTGGGTCAGATGCATCCGTCTGTCAGGTTTCAGGTTCTCTTTCTGTTTGGGGTCTTCTGGCATGTGTCTGGGTCTACTACGTTTTGGATTGGGtctcttttaaaaataaattcatgcCATTAAGATTTGATTGGGTTTTCCAAAGTTTGGGATCTCTTACCAGTGTATGTTTATAGAATACAACTGGGACACAGTCAGTCCATGCAATAGTCTACAATAATGGTAAGCATTCATGAAAATAACTAGACGACAAAATATTACCACAATATATGTTAAGACTGTTCATATTAAAACACGTGATGAGTAATAATCTTTCAAGGACAATGATGAGATGATCAGTTAATGGTTAAGTCTTCTTTAAAGAATGGCAAATCTGATGGCATTCAGTAAAATCCTTATGAGAATATttggcccacacacacacggaggacAGATTAATAGCTATGGAGGAGTCTTGCTGTCCAATCAGCAAGTTTTTCGCCCCCAACATGTCTCTAACTCCTCCCAGTTTATGACAAAAACTGGAACCATTCAGCCTCACACAGTCCTGGgtggcagctgctgtttgtAGATCCCAGCCAGAGCTTTGGCAGCACTCTGGATCATCTGGCGTTGGGTCATGCCTGTCATGGCCTGATGCCAGTCTGTTCTGTTGATGTTGGGCAAGCTGCGCTCCAGGACTTCACCCACTGTAACAATCAGACCTGACCAGCGCAGGTTGTAGTCGGAAGGGGTCAGAGACTGAGCCTGCATAGGAAACAGTTGcaaaaatgttgctgtgagtgatatcaaatcaaaaaaatattttaaaaaccctgaaggcaatttttttttcatcactgacAATATACCAAGTAAAAACCACAGTGGTTGAAACATGAAAAGGCAGAAGATGTGACACCACTAATGGCTGCAAGGGGCCTGTGCCAAGGAAATTTACACTATACATTATTATGCTCAAACAGCATTCAAATAAAGTGAACTGGGAGGTTCAAGGGCCCCACCATCCTGAACATGATAAGGGGGTGTCAACTATGTTGAGAATGTTCCTGTGTATTTATTGAAAAGTGTGTGTACCCACACTGGCAGGTGGAATGAAACGCTGGCTGTCATACAGAGGGCGCAGTCGTGATGTCATTAATCTTATATATAGGAATGACAGTGCACCTTGGTGTGACAGGCATACAGCATGTTTCACTCAGCTATTCAGGTAATAACAAAAATAGTtgaagcaaaaatgaaaaaagaccTTGAAAGAAGTTCAAAGTGCACTTTCTTTCTCACTGCCACACCGCTGATCAATCGCTGAGTGAGGTGGGTGTGACTGTGACACTGTCGTTTCAGACAGTTACAGAGAAAAAGACTATACTATTCCAAAATTGGAAAGGTGTCGAACAATTTTGTTCTTGAAAAAATGTTAGGACTGTTGGTTAAAATAAGACTTCATTCTCATAACATTACAAATTGTTCCTTGAAACAGTCTTTCCACACAGTGGCTCTCTGTGGTTCATGTGAAGGTGTCACTTGTGTGTTTACACTTGTACCTGTTGGACGAGATCTAGAGTCAGAGGAGTTGCCTGAGTGAAGACCTCGATGCGGATGCTATGACAAGGGTCCTCTAGGATCAAACATCCAATGTCAAACCACCTACAGACAACatatttgaaacaaaaatatcagaaatatataagAAAAATCCTTAAGCAAAATTACTTTGGCTTGAAACTTGGTCTGTATGTGGGGAGGGGGCCCTGGCATTAAATGGCTAAAtccctaaaaaaaagaaaatgcaacagctgctagcttgatTACATTAGTGCCATTAGCGACTTGGTCAGTGTTACTAACTTGCCACCTATAGCATTTAGGCTGCTTATTCAATGGTTGTTTCATGTAGGGACAGAAATCTCAGTCATACCTGAATGTGGTCTGAAATATACCAACAGACTACAGACAACATGTATCCCTATCCAAAGGGCCTCTCTAACAATGGGAGTCCAGGAAGTGCTCCACTGAGCCATCCATATCCTAGAGGTAATTAACTCTATGCAGAGTTGGTTCAAGgagttaaatattaaaaaaagaatatttagGCCATAGTGACAAGGGTATTCACACAGCATAGATCCAAAAATAGACCACTTAATCTTTTCATATGAAAATATTGACACTCCTCCGCATGACAGGGCACAGAGAACGGATGATTTCattactgtgttgttttctgtgaatACCCTTGTCACTAATGGtctaaatattcatttttttatttcaaactcaTGTTATTGACTTTGCATAGAGTTTATTACCTATAGCTCATAgttacctctctctctgttttattttccttttttctacaATGGATCCATTTTCTTTGCCTAAAATTGTTTTTAgagcaatctttttttttttttttttttaattctacataaaatgttttttttttcctacatttcaTAGTTCTTCTGATACACATACAATATACTTCAACAACTACAGGTCTCTTCTTTAGGAACATAGTTGGAGTCAAGGGTGTTCTTTTTTCCCTAAAAACAGTACTGACTATGTCTCTGCTAATATCATGTGTTTGGATAAGGCTGCATTCTCGACACTGAATTTTTTTGAAATTTAAGCAAAGAATTTTTTGGACACACTGTGTAACCTTTCCTTTTCATGTAATAATTGTgcctttctatttttttttctattaagaTGTTCTACCCAACATTCATTTGACACTGGAAAAAGCACTTTTTTGCAAAAGCCTGTTCCAacagttttgaagaagaaaaatgtccaaCTTGTCAGGAAAGAGCTCAGCGATGAAGTTTTCCAAAGAGACAACTGGCTGCTTTTCATGGATCACACCACTTCGACGCAGGCTGTCAATGCGCTCCTGAgccccctgcacacacacacacacacacacacacacataccacacacgaaggacagagggagagagatgaatTATGAATGATGAAATATCTCATTATTATAAAGGTCCTCAAAGGTACAGAACTAAGTTATAGCAAGAGTTTGTCTATTCCACATGGTTTTCCCAGTTTTTAACACTGTttaaacagtcatttttcaggcCATGGTGGTCAACAGTGGAAATGATGTTGATTCATTCAATAGTTAATCAACAGAAGATAAAGAGCAAATCCCTTTATTTAGTAATTTTTCTGGTTACAGcttattaaatatgaatatgtgttgttgtgtagAATGCTGTTTAGGATTTAGACACAGCGTTGTGACTGGTAGACCACTAGACCTGTCTCTGGATGAGACGGACTTTATTGAAGTGACTCGGGCCACTCTTTATCTAGGAAAGGGAGGATGACAAGAAATATATTTGTCAAACAAACCACTGAGTCCTCCTGTAGCCTCTTATCTGGCAAAACGAAAACTAACAGTTTCAGTGGGAAGCATCTGGTGGGTCCCAAACAGAGTTAGTTGCTGGTCCTCAGAGCATAGTGACTGTCCTGGGTATCATGGAGGAGCCACACATAATGTAGCACATAGCAACACACACTAGAGCTGAATCCAGTACTGCAAACCAAACACATCCTTTACAAGTTAATGTAGTCACTGTAGGCTACAGTATGGACTGTCAGGAGTGCTAAAGCTTAcacataatcatcaaaataatcgAAACATGACAAGATCGTCATCCAAAAAACCCCCCActgtattatattatttaaaCAAATTACAATTATGACAAGAGATTACAATTTGAAAGTATATGTCAAGGTACATTTGACAAGGGCAAAGTCCATGTTTCCCATGTCTGATAAGGGTGCAGATACCAGAGATTTGACAAGCAGCAGTAAACTGACCTTGACACCAGCTGCGTAGCCCACAGGCTGTGGGGCGATGTTAGACTGACCAGGCTCTCCAGTGACCATGGCCATCCCAAAAACCTCTTGGAAGGCGTCTCTCACTGCCTCCACATTCACTTCCTTATCTGATGTCACCACAATGTCAATGTCTCCACCAGACTCTGGAGAGCAACAATGTAGCAACAATTAGTGAGGACATTTGACGTCAGTTTTCTTCATTAAAGAGCAATGAAGTGAGCAGGAGAACTCACTGATGTATGGGGCCATGCCAGGATCCAGAGTGGTGATCATGGACTCCACAGAGTGCTTGGTTTTGTCCAGGACTGTCTTTACTACATGGTTACCTGCTACtccctgaggacacacagacaaaacatggGAAGTGACTGTCAGAGCACTGATCAGGGCATGACTGTCAAAATATCTCAGAGTAAGGGCTAAGGTCAATTATAAAAATTCAAAtaagaaacacagacatgacTAAACTCAAATGGTCAGAGTGACGTTTAAACTCAAATCTTATTTCTGGCTTAATGTGTAGTTATTGTTTAAAGTTCACACTTTCTGTGAACTGTAGGCCATGTCTGGAGATGTGGGAGTATATAAAGTTTATCAGATAAAGTATATCCAGTCATTTGTCACTGTTACCATCTTTACAAcaaattgagtgttttttttttataaatta
It includes:
- the prrc1 gene encoding protein PRRC1 yields the protein MMEESGIETTPPASPTPPLTVAAAVSSAPMTIGLSSSQSLPGTSSVASNKPSVSTTLPPVPSLPAFISPLTTTSHFPPTSTLASPFTSSSSFLPPTSATVPPLNPPIRPPLASVPGILAPPVGPPISSFSMSAGYDITRGHAGRTPQTPLMPTFSSPTPMSGVVSNPMVQQPAMTGGLDTGSPITFPEEQEDPRVSGDNSTGGGIWGFFKGVAGNHVVKTVLDKTKHSVESMITTLDPGMAPYIKSGGDIDIVVTSDKEVNVEAVRDAFQEVFGMAMVTGEPGQSNIAPQPVGYAAGVKGAQERIDSLRRSGVIHEKQPVVSLENFIAELFPDKWFDIGCLILEDPCHSIRIEVFTQATPLTLDLVQQAQSLTPSDYNLRWSGLIVTVGEVLERSLPNINRTDWHQAMTGMTQRQMIQSAAKALAGIYKQQLPPRTV